taaaaataaaataatatcaatctgcaggcggatggtcgtcgttgtctccacgtgacgtgccgctgtctTGACGgatgcctgatgtgccaggagcctacaagaaacatatcaaaagcatgatttgcatatctataaataaaaatatataaattattaaattaatacaaaaatatatatttaataatatgtgtttacctgagatggaccatacatctctaataaagatgtaagccgatcaatctgtcccctcatggcctgcatctcggcacggctctatcgcatctcctccatctcagcggcacgactctgtctaatctcctgtatctccgcctcgagtctgcgaacgcatgaatcctgagcatctgctgcagcatgctgcgtatatctactaacctcagataactgagtgggggtgactcctactccataacccctcactcggtcgtagcactctggtcccatcaactctgtgaacacctcggcctcgatacggctctgctgcgtagatgctgcggactcgtcgtcacgctccgcaatgagagatgtagccctctcctatatttattttgaaaacaagagttatacattaatagctaacaaaattaaatttaaatcattggaaaaaataaaatattaataatgccgtacatataaatctctcgactcatctcgaacaaaagtaccatcctgatgagtatgagtcatccggtaaaactccacttgtccgggttccctcccatgctcatccacctacacaaataattttaattttaagcaaacagttataataatttaaaaaaatatatgagtatcatgatacagacatgatccacgatatataatgatattagttatataaatatttcaatataaaaattaaaagttaattatgaaagtttaaggaacatacaaactcctgtcggagtcgtgaataactcttcgaccccgatgtatgaggaacagactgagctgctcgtgcagctctaccaatagcagaataagtctgtaaaataaagtaaagaacttgttatatgtataatatataataaaaattaatatttttataaaatatttagaaaaaaagataataagcagataatatacctgtgccctctcggagaaccaataatgaaccaactccatccactgatgagggggtacattaggaggacaattcctagcaacctcctcctctgtcataccctgtctcatatagtcctttttcaattgtgctctatattctttccatttgcggttgagagacttcattacaaaatcatgagttaatggagggagaacaaacttgctctataaaaaaaaaagttaaataaaataaattatataaataattaacaattaatatacagtatgaacatcaattcattacctctataactcggagaagctcaactttgtacgttggaagtatgtcattccattttgcatagcccaacggacatagctgaggcctccgagcaacagtccccaaaaatgaagtcaataagcaggcagctttcttaattggctgacctagctgattgcactccacaacaatcctctcgccctcacgcatctgccacacatctcgtactactgtgggtccgcatctggggcgtactctcccggatccgtctgcaaaaaatacataaaagtaactatatcataaatatacataaaataaaataaaaataaaattacatgaaagacaatatataccctgcacgtgtatctcatcatctggctgatgaacaggaggatcatgctgtgctgatgatgaaggacagggctcagaatgctgtgcagctgaactggcctcaggctgctgtgctgaagaagacgtaccgacctctgtctgtgaaaactggaactgcacaccagcatatcgtcctctgcgacgcatgatgtcacctagcatttatataaataaaaggtagaatcagttaatatatggagtaaaataacacaataattaatgtaaaatatatacatcataaataattattaccagtaacaatcaagcagtagtgtttccttcaaattctgttctaaccaacgtcgtcgtagcatttaaatcatcagctggcacaaaattgtagggcatacattgtgtataagtgtcatcgtcatcatcctccacttggtttctcatatcatataagtctctaagttttgttttgatgacagtaaaccaatctttatcttttgcatcttgtacataaaatacttgacgagcttgagatgaaaaaatgaatgggtcatccttcaataacacaccagtgtgtatcaaccttgaaaaatttacaagtgtaaatccatttgcatcttattTCAaatcccttggtgagtttatgtctatccaatcacatctaaacagtactactttaaatttttcataataatccaactcatagatatctttaagtgcaccataataggatttttcatccgcttccaccataacaccgctattctgtgtttttctaaattttttccgttctctagtatgaaatttaaagccattaattatgaaaccgttatatctattcacaatcttgttaggtcctcgagcaagaagGATGGCAGAGCGGTGTGAGTCCATGATTCTAAAAGCTcctaagaagaagagaagaggaggaggaagagatctCACCTGACCACGGGAGCGAGGGAGACAAGGGCGAAAAGGCGGCTTGGGAGCGCACGGGAAGATTGGGGCGGTAGGGCTGCTCTGAACCAGTGAACCGGGCACTGAATCTGGAAGCCCGTTCGATCGccgggaggggggagggaggAGGGCCGGTGCGGCGTGGACGGCGGCTGCGCTGCCGGCGGCGGAGATGCTGTCGGCGGAGGAATTGGGGGAAAGGGGTGGcagtagatagattagggcacgggaggtCGATCGGGGTATTAAACGAatctaacgacgctttttagcatcgttaaaTAATGGCATAAAAAAGCGTcggtattttatttatttaacgatgcttttgctaaaagcgtcggcgttgacagtGTTCAAAATTTACGACGCTTCTAAGCGTCGTTAGAAAACGACGCTTCTAAGCGTCGTTAGAAaatgacgctttttaaaagcgtcggcaggtcagcgcaacctgccgacgctttccaaaagcgtcggcaaaaaaagTCGGTAATTAATAATTTTTCTGTAGTGATGACTTGTCATTGCCTTGCCTGTTAGCCATCCAATATTGAGTTGATCTGGTGCCCCATGAATGAACGGTCCAAACGTTCACAGAACAAACACATCAACTACCCACATATGGCTCACAAAATTCCAAGGGACCTCTTCATGGGTCAATTATTAACTAGCATACAACCCATGCAATacgcaattttttttaaaatataatattaaaatataaatcattaaataatATGGTAGTAGAAACTGATGTTATTGTATGTcagatattttcttttttttttctttcatatttttatacAATTTGACTTGTATATCTTGAAACAATATTTTCATTATTGGTTGTTTTGAATGCGTATTATTTAGTAGAATAGTTAGACTTTTCATTGTGCATCCATCTCATATTAGTTTGtagtttaaatattagataataatataatttattaataaaagctTGAACAATATCTTCTCTTCGACCCATATAGGTAGAATTTATCTAAAATCTCCACTAAAAACTATCTTTCCTCCAAATGATTAATAATCATTTTCAAGATCTACATACTATAGGATATCTCTGAAATTTTTATCCATAACTTTGAAATAATATCCGTGAGCCATTGGAGATTCATCCTAAATAACAATACTTGCATTTATCATTAGCTTTGTAACATTACTATCTAGTTTAATCTCATAAACTGAATTCTCATTACTCTGCCTTTCAGGTTTATGCGTCACAATCAATCCACTGCTGTAGTTTGTTTAAATTCTTCTTTGCTCTAATTCTGTCCCACAGGCATCAAAAGTTATACAATGGGAACTGCCTATTGGATAATCTTATAGTTTGGTTAAGCCATCAATTCCTTTATAATTATCAGATTTCTATATATAGTTTGCTAGTTCATTGCCACTCTATGTGCTTTAGTTACATATCCTCCCTTGTTATAATCTTAATCAGTCATTGTACTCCTTTAGAATGAGTATCTTTTGTATATATGGTCTTTTGTTTTGGAAGGTACCCTTAGTATTTGCATTTTTGTTTTGGGTGTGTGCTTGAAGTAGTTTTTATACATTTCTTTTAATACAACTAATGCTCCTTGCTTtactagaaaaagaaaaaggaattgaaaaaaaaaaattagttctaaagagaagacaatttttttGCATGGACATATCGTCACAACATATAGTATTACTTCTATTGGTGGGGGGGGGGGATACATTGTCATGCTGAAGACATGTGCCAATGAGGATCTTACTTCGGTTCGGTCCAATCCCCACCTCAAGATTGCCACCATAGTGCCGATCGATGGTGAATGAGTATAATCCCAATGATAGATATGTCATCTCAAAATTATGAAGAAAGCTATACTGAAAGAAGTCATTCAATACATAATGAAGCAGCAAACCTCACTCCGAATCCTGCTGATTCCCATCCTCTCACTGACTCTTTCGGATGAAGCTCCTGTAATGGGTGGAGGAAGGTCCAGTCAATCCCAACTTCCGACACCAACCCCAACTTTGGCTGCT
Above is a genomic segment from Elaeis guineensis isolate ETL-2024a chromosome 1, EG11, whole genome shotgun sequence containing:
- the LOC140854698 gene encoding uncharacterized protein, producing MTHTHQDGTFVRDESRDLYERATSLIAERDDESAASTQQSRIEAEVFTELMGPECYDRVRGYGVGVTPTQLSEVSRYTQHAAADAQDSCVRRLEAEIQEIRQSRAAEMEEMR